The Thalassotalea nanhaiensis genome has a window encoding:
- a CDS encoding endonuclease/exonuclease/phosphatase family protein, producing MPNTNIDAIEPVASSNLVANSNIKIATFNLFNYLEPPFAFYDFEKILSSEQWQKKQKWIVDYLVEFEPDVIGFQEVFSPEPLKQLVQEQGYPYFYVVDQAEVFDDFICKSPVVAIASKYEITEINAVQADPKLVQAMGLSNDFSFSRKVLRASIDLPHIGICDCYVVHFKSKRSLIEHEQSTELSPEKNIIEKLKAQVIGGWGSSVQRGSEAALLFTEMISQREQTGRPMILMGDFNNTLQDGVLTHLLTNTLRFASAFDVNAYLEKYCLNDAWDLFQSTDNDTQHIDRKPTHYYGATGSVLDYILLSSEFDANYQTSLFEVSGYDTYDRHLINPIFERDGESTDHGVVLVTLSLRA from the coding sequence TTGCCAAATACCAACATTGACGCAATTGAACCGGTTGCTTCTTCCAATCTTGTCGCAAATTCAAACATTAAAATAGCCACCTTTAACCTGTTTAATTACCTTGAGCCACCTTTTGCATTTTACGACTTCGAAAAAATTTTAAGTAGTGAGCAATGGCAAAAGAAGCAAAAATGGATCGTTGATTACCTTGTTGAATTTGAGCCTGATGTTATTGGTTTTCAGGAGGTGTTTAGCCCAGAGCCGTTGAAACAATTAGTTCAAGAGCAAGGCTATCCATACTTTTATGTGGTTGATCAAGCAGAAGTTTTTGATGACTTTATTTGTAAAAGCCCAGTAGTTGCTATTGCCTCTAAATATGAAATTACTGAAATAAACGCTGTGCAGGCAGATCCTAAGTTGGTACAAGCGATGGGTCTTAGTAATGACTTTTCATTTAGTCGAAAAGTCTTACGGGCAAGTATAGATTTACCGCACATAGGCATTTGTGATTGCTATGTTGTGCATTTTAAATCTAAGAGGTCATTGATAGAGCATGAACAAAGCACTGAATTGTCACCAGAAAAAAATATTATCGAAAAACTTAAAGCGCAAGTGATAGGCGGGTGGGGCTCATCTGTTCAACGAGGTAGTGAAGCGGCGCTGTTATTTACTGAAATGATCAGTCAAAGGGAACAAACTGGTCGGCCAATGATATTAATGGGAGATTTCAATAATACCTTACAAGATGGTGTACTAACGCATTTATTAACCAATACATTACGCTTTGCTTCTGCATTTGATGTAAACGCCTACCTAGAAAAATATTGTTTGAATGATGCATGGGATTTATTTCAAAGTACTGATAACGATACACAACACATCGATCGCAAGCCTACGCATTACTATGGTGCTACAGGCTCAGTCTTAGATTATATTTTATTATCATCTGAGTTTGATGCGAATTACCAAACCAGCTTGTTTGAAGTAAGCGGGTATGACACTTACGACCGGCATCTTATAAACCCTATTTTTGAACGGGATGGTGAAAGTACAGATCATGGAGTTGTATTAGTAACACTTTCGCTTAGAGCGTAG
- a CDS encoding LysE family translocator yields MDLAVLAIFIPTFFFVSITPGMCMTLALTLGMSIGVRRTMWMMMGELLGVASVAVAAVLGVAALMLKLPEVFSIFKIVGALYLAYLGIQMWLSKGKMAITHNREATPTVSRKGLFMQGLVTAIANPKGWAFMISLLPPFINPENSVAVQLSFLVGVILVSEFVCMMLYATGGKSLGLLLAKAENVRLMNRISGTLMMGVALWLALS; encoded by the coding sequence ATGGATTTAGCAGTTTTAGCAATTTTTATCCCTACCTTTTTTTTCGTTAGCATTACCCCGGGAATGTGCATGACCCTTGCTCTAACATTGGGTATGAGTATTGGTGTACGCCGTACAATGTGGATGATGATGGGTGAATTATTAGGTGTAGCCTCAGTTGCTGTTGCCGCTGTTTTAGGGGTTGCCGCATTAATGCTTAAACTACCTGAAGTATTCAGCATCTTTAAAATAGTGGGCGCTTTATATCTTGCTTATCTAGGCATACAAATGTGGTTATCTAAAGGTAAAATGGCCATTACCCACAATCGTGAAGCTACACCTACGGTTTCTCGTAAAGGTTTGTTTATGCAAGGGTTAGTTACTGCCATTGCCAATCCTAAAGGTTGGGCATTTATGATTTCATTACTGCCACCTTTTATTAATCCAGAAAACTCTGTAGCGGTGCAATTGAGCTTTTTAGTTGGGGTTATCCTGGTGTCTGAATTTGTTTGTATGATGCTGTATGCTACGGGCGGAAAATCATTAGGTTTGTTATTAGCTAAAGCTGAGAATGTACGCTTGATGAATCGAATTTCAGGAACGTTAATGATGGGCGTCGCGCTTTGGTTAGCACTAAGCTAA
- a CDS encoding HU family DNA-binding protein — MNKSELISKIAEGADLSKASAGRALDTLIESVTAELASGGDVALVGFGTFKVSDRAARTGRNPQTGAEIQIAASKAPGFKAGKSLKDACNS; from the coding sequence ATGAATAAAAGTGAATTGATTTCAAAAATCGCTGAAGGCGCAGACCTTTCTAAAGCTTCAGCTGGTCGTGCATTAGATACTCTAATCGAATCTGTTACTGCTGAGTTAGCAAGTGGCGGTGACGTTGCACTTGTAGGTTTTGGTACATTTAAAGTTAGCGACCGTGCTGCTCGTACTGGCCGTAACCCACAAACTGGTGCAGAAATTCAAATTGCTGCATCTAAAGCTCCTGGCTTCAAAGCTGGTAAGTCTTTAAAAGATGCTTGTAACAGCTAA
- the ccoP gene encoding cytochrome-c oxidase, cbb3-type subunit III, translating into MSTFWTVWISVLTLGTLVGCWILLRWCLTNFAGVPEGESMGHEFDGIEELNNPLPKWWSTFFLVTIIWGFGYLALYPGLGSYQGLFGWKSSNQDVTSLADSKAQVASAKEAGLAVQYDREIERANAKFGPIFAEFAKQDVESLSKDKKALKIGQRLFLQNCSQCHGSDAKGTTGFPNLVDNDWLYGGDGETIEQSILHGRKAQGMIAWETMVGGEEGVKEVAAYVLSLNPERAAKVDSALAAKGEAKFAMCAACHGADGTGSTAMGIPLGAPNLTDNVWLYGGSERAVQQSIANGRAGVMPAWKDILGEDKVRVISAYVYSLSNQE; encoded by the coding sequence ATGTCTACATTTTGGACTGTATGGATATCTGTTTTAACACTTGGCACCTTAGTAGGTTGCTGGATACTATTACGTTGGTGTTTAACAAACTTTGCTGGTGTTCCTGAAGGGGAATCGATGGGCCATGAGTTTGACGGTATCGAAGAATTAAACAACCCTCTTCCTAAGTGGTGGAGCACGTTCTTTTTAGTTACTATTATTTGGGGTTTCGGCTACTTAGCTTTATACCCTGGTTTAGGTAGCTATCAAGGGTTATTTGGTTGGAAAAGTTCAAACCAAGACGTAACAAGCCTTGCTGACTCAAAAGCTCAAGTTGCTAGTGCAAAAGAAGCTGGTTTAGCGGTTCAGTATGACCGTGAGATTGAAAGAGCAAATGCTAAGTTTGGTCCTATTTTTGCAGAATTTGCTAAACAAGACGTTGAATCATTAAGTAAAGACAAAAAAGCGCTGAAAATTGGCCAACGTTTGTTTTTACAAAACTGTTCACAATGTCACGGTAGTGATGCCAAAGGTACAACCGGCTTTCCTAACCTAGTTGATAATGACTGGTTATACGGCGGCGATGGCGAAACGATTGAGCAATCAATTTTGCATGGTCGTAAAGCACAAGGCATGATCGCATGGGAAACTATGGTTGGTGGCGAAGAAGGTGTTAAAGAAGTTGCGGCTTACGTACTTTCTCTTAACCCAGAGCGCGCAGCTAAAGTAGACTCTGCATTAGCCGCTAAAGGCGAAGCAAAGTTTGCTATGTGTGCAGCATGTCACGGTGCTGATGGTACAGGTAGTACTGCAATGGGTATCCCATTAGGCGCTCCTAATCTTACCGACAATGTATGGTTATACGGTGGCTCTGAACGTGCTGTTCAGCAATCCATTGCCAATGGCCGTGCTGGTGTGATGCCTGCTTGGAAAGATATTCTAGGTGAAGATAAGGTACGTGTAATTAGTGCGTACGTTTATAGCTTATCTAACCAAGAGTAA
- a CDS encoding paraquat-inducible protein A has protein sequence MTVVLQKENMIACHQCDTLFTMPNIIAGQEVICTCCGSTLFVRKKDHINRTLAVSSAGLLFFIPAMVLPIIGVGVSSAGIYNDASLIDCITLMINSGYYIIAFAVFIFAIAVPLVRLSSAFYISICIKYNWLRPSLFTFFRSHHMLDTWTMIHVFFMGLIVSMYKLTSLAELSVDKGLVSLVLLLLCSTLVSITMDQHSIWEKLEQEFG, from the coding sequence GTGACAGTAGTGCTACAAAAAGAGAACATGATTGCGTGCCATCAATGTGACACGTTGTTTACCATGCCTAACATTATTGCTGGCCAAGAGGTGATATGCACCTGTTGCGGCTCAACTTTATTTGTACGTAAAAAAGATCATATTAACCGTACTCTTGCTGTGTCATCTGCCGGTCTTTTGTTTTTTATTCCCGCTATGGTACTACCAATCATTGGCGTAGGAGTTTCCTCAGCAGGTATATACAATGATGCCTCATTAATTGATTGCATAACGTTAATGATTAACAGTGGCTATTATATTATTGCATTTGCAGTATTTATCTTCGCTATAGCAGTACCTTTAGTTCGATTGTCTTCGGCTTTTTATATATCGATATGTATAAAATATAATTGGTTAAGACCATCACTGTTCACCTTTTTTCGTTCCCATCATATGTTAGATACTTGGACAATGATCCATGTGTTTTTTATGGGGCTCATTGTTTCAATGTATAAGCTCACTTCATTAGCTGAACTCAGTGTCGATAAAGGTCTTGTTAGCTTAGTGTTGCTTTTACTGTGCTCTACACTTGTTTCTATTACCATGGACCAACACAGTATTTGGGAAAAATTGGAGCAAGAAT
- the ccoO gene encoding cytochrome-c oxidase, cbb3-type subunit II encodes MQNKHEKVEKHLGWFFTMTIAAISIGGLVEITPLFFQKETTTPVESLRPYTALEMEGRDIYIREGCNNCHSQMIRPLRAETERYGHYSVAGESVWEHPFLWGSKRTGPDLARVGQRYSDDWHYAHLMDPRSVVPESNMPSYSWLAETPASNELSARKMEIFNMLTKNRSHKDADGNPIPLYSEDDIANAGSEFKTTKSITGKNGLTEMDALIAYLQSLGHALK; translated from the coding sequence ATGCAAAATAAACATGAAAAAGTAGAAAAACACTTAGGCTGGTTCTTCACTATGACTATTGCTGCTATCAGTATTGGTGGTTTAGTTGAAATAACACCTTTGTTTTTCCAAAAAGAAACTACGACACCCGTTGAAAGTCTACGCCCTTATACGGCATTAGAAATGGAAGGTCGTGACATTTACATCCGTGAAGGTTGTAACAACTGTCACTCACAAATGATCCGTCCTTTGCGTGCTGAGACTGAACGTTACGGCCACTATTCTGTAGCTGGTGAGTCAGTTTGGGAACATCCATTTTTATGGGGTTCTAAGCGTACTGGTCCAGATTTGGCTCGTGTTGGTCAACGTTATTCAGATGATTGGCATTATGCTCATTTAATGGATCCACGTTCAGTAGTTCCTGAATCAAATATGCCATCTTATTCTTGGTTAGCTGAAACGCCAGCGTCAAATGAGTTATCAGCCAGAAAGATGGAAATTTTTAACATGCTTACAAAAAATCGTAGCCATAAAGATGCTGATGGTAACCCTATCCCTCTTTATTCTGAAGACGATATTGCTAACGCAGGTTCAGAGTTTAAAACGACGAAAAGTATTACTGGTAAGAATGGTCTAACTGAAATGGACGCTCTTATCGCATATTTACAATCACTTGGTCATGCGTTGAAATAA
- a CDS encoding cbb3-type cytochrome oxidase subunit 3: protein MDIGLLRGIFTVLIFVLFIIIVLWAYNKNRKSSFDEAANSIFDENENKNDKVNKNKGDD, encoded by the coding sequence ATGGATATTGGCTTATTAAGAGGCATTTTTACGGTATTAATCTTCGTACTATTTATCATCATAGTACTGTGGGCTTATAACAAAAATCGTAAATCATCGTTTGATGAAGCTGCTAATTCTATTTTTGACGAAAACGAAAATAAAAACGACAAAGTGAATAAGAACAAAGGAGACGATTAA
- a CDS encoding SMI1/KNR4 family protein, whose product MNSIDLFVKNWGSKHAMVPLANHDILELESKFNAYLPDSYKYLLSKYGLVHTPNVLTKICDLGVDISEVQDFLSLDDVFSLSKLYEMTGMPKGHVLFASDCKGNMFCFKLTDCVSEQADIPVWFFNHDTRTVTKVSNTFIEWLEQFNEL is encoded by the coding sequence ATGAATAGCATTGATCTCTTTGTAAAAAATTGGGGTAGTAAACATGCTATGGTGCCACTAGCAAATCATGACATCTTAGAGCTTGAATCAAAGTTTAATGCATACTTACCTGATTCATATAAATATTTACTATCTAAATACGGTCTGGTCCACACTCCAAATGTATTAACTAAAATCTGTGACTTAGGTGTCGATATTAGCGAAGTTCAAGACTTTTTAAGCCTTGATGATGTATTTTCTCTATCAAAATTATATGAAATGACTGGCATGCCAAAGGGGCATGTTTTGTTTGCATCTGACTGTAAAGGAAATATGTTTTGTTTCAAACTTACCGATTGTGTAAGTGAGCAAGCAGATATACCGGTATGGTTTTTTAACCATGATACGCGCACGGTAACTAAAGTATCCAATACTTTCATTGAATGGCTGGAACAGTTCAATGAACTTTAA
- a CDS encoding DEAD/DEAH box helicase → MSIVTQTATTPVNFTELGLIPPLLARLTELEYNQPTPIQSQAIPSVLKGRDLIAGANTGSGKTATFALPMLQHLFMQQQSEKTLSSKSRKGNFVAGLILVPTRELAKQVADNIKSYAVHFNGAIKTVAVFGGVSANTQMLALRGGTDILVATPGRLLDLISSNAIKLDRVKTLVLDEADRMLSLGFSEELSELLGLLPKQKQTLLFSATFPEQVQVLTKELLTEPVEIQLQSSDASTLVQRVFTVNKGEKTAVLAHLIIQHQWRQVLIFVNAKNSCNHLAEKLSKRGITAEVFHGDKGQGARSRLLDAFKTGEIEVLIATDIAARGLDIEKLPVVINFDLPRSPLDYMHRIGRSGRAGEVGLALSLIDHEDYHHFKIIEKKNKIRLEREQVEGFEADEVKNTDDNKPMAKPEGSGKKKRKKKAPVNADIWAGFTDSE, encoded by the coding sequence ATGAGCATTGTCACACAAACGGCCACAACGCCTGTGAATTTTACCGAACTAGGCCTTATTCCACCCCTGTTGGCTAGATTAACTGAGCTGGAATATAATCAGCCAACGCCTATTCAATCGCAAGCTATCCCAAGTGTATTAAAGGGACGTGACTTAATTGCAGGGGCAAATACCGGCTCAGGTAAAACCGCTACCTTTGCATTGCCTATGTTGCAACACCTTTTTATGCAACAACAGTCTGAAAAAACGTTAAGTAGCAAAAGCCGTAAAGGTAACTTTGTTGCGGGATTAATTTTGGTGCCTACCCGTGAACTCGCTAAGCAAGTTGCTGACAACATTAAATCTTATGCTGTGCATTTTAACGGCGCAATTAAAACGGTTGCGGTTTTTGGTGGTGTATCAGCGAATACTCAAATGCTCGCATTACGTGGCGGAACAGATATTTTAGTCGCTACACCCGGTCGATTACTCGATTTGATTTCAAGTAATGCTATTAAGCTTGATAGGGTTAAAACCTTAGTACTTGATGAAGCAGATCGAATGCTAAGCCTGGGTTTTTCAGAAGAGCTCTCAGAGCTGTTAGGATTATTGCCAAAGCAGAAACAAACGTTATTATTTTCAGCAACATTTCCTGAGCAAGTACAGGTTTTAACCAAAGAATTGCTAACCGAGCCGGTTGAAATTCAATTGCAAAGTAGCGACGCTAGTACCTTAGTACAGCGAGTTTTTACTGTAAATAAAGGGGAAAAAACAGCCGTTTTAGCGCATTTGATTATTCAGCATCAATGGCGACAAGTACTTATTTTTGTCAATGCCAAAAATAGTTGTAATCACTTAGCTGAGAAACTCTCTAAACGTGGAATTACCGCAGAAGTGTTTCATGGTGATAAAGGCCAGGGCGCTCGTAGTCGTTTGCTTGACGCGTTTAAAACCGGCGAGATTGAAGTGTTAATTGCAACTGATATTGCTGCCCGTGGCCTAGACATAGAAAAACTGCCTGTAGTGATTAATTTTGACTTGCCAAGAAGCCCACTAGATTACATGCACCGTATTGGCCGAAGTGGCCGTGCAGGTGAAGTTGGCTTAGCATTATCGCTTATTGACCATGAAGATTATCATCATTTCAAAATAATCGAAAAGAAGAACAAAATACGCCTTGAACGTGAGCAAGTAGAAGGTTTTGAAGCCGATGAGGTTAAAAACACCGACGACAATAAACCGATGGCAAAGCCTGAAGGTAGTGGTAAGAAAAAACGCAAAAAGAAAGCACCGGTTAATGCAGATATTTGGGCGGGTTTTACTGATTCTGAATAA
- a CDS encoding TrmH family RNA methyltransferase, giving the protein MHSKIQLSKDELRKNKPSRDEYLNKPKIPLVLVLDNITNSYNIGALIRLADAFSIEKIIICGELTISDKKFNKASRNEAKWVCIEYSDSTTASVQTLLENDYTIYSVELCQKSVDYSTVTYPSRCALVLGNERKGVSEAVLKLSHHQVHIPMFGMGNSLNVSTAGAIVLAECANTIRKQLSVKE; this is encoded by the coding sequence ATGCATTCAAAAATACAACTTAGTAAAGATGAACTTAGAAAAAACAAACCATCACGAGATGAATATTTAAATAAGCCCAAAATACCTTTGGTTCTGGTATTAGATAACATAACTAACAGCTACAATATTGGTGCTTTGATCCGTTTGGCTGATGCTTTTTCAATTGAAAAAATTATTATCTGCGGTGAGCTAACTATCTCTGATAAGAAGTTTAATAAAGCTTCTAGAAATGAAGCTAAATGGGTTTGTATTGAATATAGTGATAGCACCACAGCAAGCGTACAAACCTTATTAGAAAATGATTATACGATATATAGCGTTGAGCTATGCCAGAAATCTGTCGATTATAGTACTGTTACTTACCCATCGCGTTGTGCTTTAGTATTAGGTAATGAACGAAAGGGTGTAAGTGAAGCCGTATTGAAATTAAGTCATCATCAAGTACACATCCCAATGTTTGGTATGGGTAACTCTTTAAATGTTTCAACTGCTGGTGCTATTGTATTGGCTGAATGTGCTAATACCATTAGAAAACAGTTATCAGTAAAGGAGTGA
- a CDS encoding energy transducer TonB, which produces MKIIKCSLFSTLLLPAFSPYAYADTDLVQEIDFVSALPLKRVEPKYPIKEAKSGNDGWVQLSYVVEANGSVSNVIVENSSGSSSFEKSARRAVKKWKYEPALENGEPVESCLNRVQLDFKMHTAPSKKFNNAYKQASLLANEKTLTEFKVKIDELDKLTKNSNEVLFTEILKAQHAEFNNDKKSQLKHYENAIITGEHALKDSFKISLYQKLYSLYLHHNLFVKAYEFSDKIIDSNASEQIKEKYKSHRLEIDNLVTSDKHISIDANIENREHWGHSLVRNEFSITDIDGHLVKLEIRCANKRSAYTIEDNVSWKIPSSWQGCRVIVFGEDNTRFKLVELAKETKNDLVAIK; this is translated from the coding sequence ATGAAAATTATTAAGTGCTCTTTATTTTCTACCTTACTGTTACCTGCCTTTAGCCCTTATGCATATGCTGATACAGATTTAGTCCAAGAAATTGACTTTGTATCTGCTTTGCCATTGAAGAGAGTTGAGCCTAAATACCCTATAAAGGAAGCCAAAAGTGGCAATGATGGTTGGGTACAATTAAGTTATGTTGTAGAAGCAAACGGCTCTGTATCAAATGTCATCGTTGAAAACTCTTCTGGCAGCAGTTCTTTTGAAAAATCAGCCCGTAGAGCAGTAAAAAAATGGAAATATGAACCCGCTCTAGAAAATGGCGAACCGGTAGAGTCGTGTTTAAATAGGGTGCAATTAGATTTTAAAATGCATACAGCCCCTTCAAAAAAGTTTAATAACGCTTATAAACAGGCCTCTTTGCTTGCAAATGAAAAAACGCTTACGGAATTTAAAGTTAAAATTGATGAACTCGATAAGTTAACTAAAAACTCTAACGAGGTACTTTTCACTGAAATTTTAAAAGCCCAACATGCTGAGTTTAACAATGATAAAAAGTCTCAATTAAAACATTATGAAAACGCGATAATCACTGGGGAACATGCCTTAAAAGATAGTTTCAAGATCAGCTTATATCAAAAGCTCTATTCCCTTTATTTGCATCATAATTTATTTGTTAAGGCTTATGAGTTTTCAGATAAGATTATTGATTCAAACGCATCTGAACAAATCAAAGAAAAATATAAATCACATCGCTTAGAAATTGATAACTTAGTAACTTCAGATAAACACATATCAATTGATGCAAATATTGAGAATAGAGAACATTGGGGTCATTCATTAGTCCGAAATGAGTTTTCAATTACCGATATTGATGGTCACTTGGTAAAACTAGAAATTCGTTGCGCTAATAAACGGAGTGCATACACAATTGAAGATAATGTTTCCTGGAAGATCCCAAGCTCATGGCAAGGTTGTCGAGTTATCGTCTTTGGTGAAGATAATACCCGTTTCAAATTAGTCGAGTTGGCTAAAGAAACTAAAAATGATTTAGTCGCCATCAAATAA
- a CDS encoding alpha/beta fold hydrolase, with protein sequence MSKPLLNFVHANGFPAGSYRTFLKAFSSNYTTIAHEQFGHDGNYPIHNNWQYLVNELVDFIRKQDEKVICVGHSFGGVISFLAACRHPELFRGLIMLDPPVFTGRLYWLINLAKKTPIIDKISPAGKAKTRRRHWPVNTNLVNNFARKQLFKDFDPRCLQDYVDSAVTIRNKRLELTFSPDVEADIFKHLPCNLFKFKNKLNVPAALIYGEKTNVIPIRYFERFAKLNQIELKMFENGGHMFPLEQPDKTAKLIDKLVKNW encoded by the coding sequence ATGTCAAAGCCCCTACTCAACTTTGTCCATGCAAATGGCTTTCCAGCAGGTAGTTACCGAACATTTTTAAAAGCATTTTCTTCGAATTATACGACTATTGCACACGAGCAGTTTGGCCATGATGGTAATTATCCAATCCATAACAATTGGCAATATCTGGTCAATGAACTTGTCGATTTCATCAGAAAGCAAGACGAAAAAGTTATCTGTGTCGGTCATTCTTTTGGCGGTGTAATTTCTTTCCTTGCTGCTTGCCGTCACCCTGAGCTGTTTAGGGGCTTAATTATGCTAGATCCTCCAGTGTTTACAGGACGCCTTTATTGGTTAATAAATTTGGCTAAAAAAACCCCTATTATTGATAAGATATCACCCGCAGGAAAAGCAAAAACTCGTCGTCGTCATTGGCCGGTAAATACCAACCTAGTTAATAACTTCGCCCGAAAACAGTTATTTAAAGATTTTGATCCTCGTTGTTTGCAAGATTATGTTGATAGTGCAGTAACCATTAGGAACAAACGCTTAGAATTAACATTTTCTCCTGATGTAGAAGCTGACATCTTTAAACATTTACCATGCAATTTATTTAAGTTTAAAAATAAACTTAACGTTCCTGCCGCGCTGATCTATGGTGAAAAAACCAATGTTATACCGATCCGTTATTTCGAACGTTTCGCAAAACTGAATCAGATAGAACTGAAAATGTTTGAAAATGGTGGGCATATGTTTCCATTAGAACAGCCTGACAAAACCGCAAAGCTAATAGATAAATTGGTCAAGAATTGGTGA
- the ccoN gene encoding cytochrome-c oxidase, cbb3-type subunit I, protein MSQSNLTEMDYNYKVVRQFTVMTVIWGIVGTAVGVLIAAQLIWPALNFETPWLTYSRLRPLHTNAVIFAFGTSALFATSYYVVQRTCKTALFGGKLIAFTFWGWQAVILSAAITLPMGLTSSKEYAELEWPIDILITLVWVSYAIVFFGTLLKRKTSHIYVANWFFGGFILTVAVLHIGNSMVIPLTWTKSYSLYPGAIDAMMQWWYGHNAVGFLLTAGFLGMMYYFVPKQAERPVYSYRLSIVHFWALVSLYIWAGPHHLHYTALPDWTQSVGMVMSIVLFLPSWGGMINGIMTLSGAWHKLRHDPILRFLIVSLSFYGMSTFEGPMMAIKSVNALSHYTDWTVGHVHSGALGWVAMVSIGAMYHLIPVLFNQGRMYSIKLINVHFWLHTTGIVLYIVAMWISGVMQGLMWRAVNTDGTLTYSFVESLQASYPFYFIRFVGGVLVVAGFLLMAYNMFKTIGAKDNSLEKQEVMA, encoded by the coding sequence ATGAGTCAAAGCAATCTCACAGAAATGGATTACAACTACAAAGTTGTTCGCCAGTTTACTGTAATGACTGTAATTTGGGGTATTGTTGGTACGGCAGTCGGTGTATTAATCGCAGCTCAGTTAATCTGGCCAGCGCTTAACTTCGAAACTCCGTGGTTAACTTACTCTCGTTTACGTCCTTTACACACCAATGCGGTAATTTTTGCATTTGGTACAAGCGCTCTGTTTGCAACGTCGTACTATGTTGTACAACGTACCTGTAAAACAGCACTATTCGGCGGTAAATTAATCGCTTTCACCTTCTGGGGATGGCAGGCAGTTATCTTATCCGCTGCAATAACTCTTCCTATGGGGCTGACTTCTTCAAAAGAATATGCTGAACTGGAATGGCCAATTGATATTTTAATCACCTTAGTTTGGGTGTCTTATGCAATTGTATTCTTTGGTACCTTATTAAAGCGTAAAACATCGCACATTTATGTTGCAAACTGGTTCTTTGGTGGTTTCATCCTAACCGTTGCTGTTTTACACATTGGTAACTCAATGGTTATTCCATTAACTTGGACAAAATCTTATTCGTTATACCCAGGTGCTATCGATGCGATGATGCAATGGTGGTACGGACATAATGCCGTTGGCTTCCTACTTACAGCAGGTTTCCTAGGTATGATGTACTACTTTGTACCAAAACAAGCTGAACGCCCTGTTTACTCTTACCGTTTATCAATCGTTCACTTCTGGGCACTTGTATCATTATACATTTGGGCCGGCCCTCATCATTTACACTACACAGCGCTTCCAGACTGGACGCAAAGTGTTGGTATGGTAATGTCTATCGTATTATTCCTACCTTCATGGGGTGGTATGATCAACGGTATTATGACGTTATCGGGTGCATGGCATAAACTTCGCCATGATCCAATCTTACGTTTCTTGATTGTTTCTCTGTCTTTCTACGGTATGTCTACGTTCGAAGGGCCAATGATGGCAATTAAATCTGTAAACGCATTATCTCATTACACCGACTGGACAGTTGGCCACGTACACTCTGGTGCTCTAGGTTGGGTTGCGATGGTTTCAATAGGTGCAATGTACCACTTGATCCCTGTGTTATTTAACCAAGGTCGTATGTACAGCATTAAATTAATCAATGTACACTTCTGGTTACACACAACGGGTATTGTTTTATACATCGTCGCAATGTGGATTTCAGGTGTAATGCAAGGTTTGATGTGGCGTGCGGTTAACACTGACGGTACGTTGACTTACAGCTTCGTTGAAAGTTTACAAGCTTCATACCCATTCTACTTCATCCGTTTTGTTGGTGGTGTATTAGTGGTAGCTGGTTTCCTATTAATGGCTTACAACATGTTCAAAACTATTGGTGCTAAAGACAATAGTTTAGAAAAACAAGAAGTAATGGCTTAA